The following DNA comes from Anopheles cruzii unplaced genomic scaffold, idAnoCruzAS_RS32_06 scaffold03364_ctg1, whole genome shotgun sequence.
TTGCACCAGTGGAATTTCACAAGGCTTTTGAAAACGTGATAGAATGTTGGCCAGAGGCGGCTGTTTTCTGCTCTGCATTACTGCCGTTCAAGAGCTTTACCACGATGACGAACGCATTCGAAAACTACATCGAGCGTCTGCCGACGGAATCTAAGCTAAAGATCCTGCGACTTCATCCGGATCTTGCCG
Coding sequences within:
- the LOC128276998 gene encoding 2-oxo-4-hydroxy-4-carboxy-5-ureidoimidazoline decarboxylase-like — translated: MFLRFFRTTRLTLEQLNALAPVEFHKAFENVIECWPEAAVFCSALLPFKSFTTMTNAFENYIERLPTESKLKILRLHPDLAGKLLDTNQLTKESSSEQNAAGLDSLSVEEKTKLTEYNER